Proteins encoded by one window of Carassius carassius chromosome 30, fCarCar2.1, whole genome shotgun sequence:
- the LOC132110555 gene encoding nucleolar and spindle-associated protein 1-like isoform X2 codes for MDLDSLKYAELQRLAKEAGLKANMKAEKLLKALKEHFSQQQTSENGNDAATADAHDAVSAVDEQGAHTVTFVTERRGKRRTAKRKLSDSTPVTAQTKEKTAKEDSRRGSKRRKVSSAEDTQTPVPPETSTKENPVEKGLESGETNPDSKDAPVEPSVAGVGRKTAGKIPRLEGLMKRNASLRPTTPNFKKLHEAHFKKMESIDSYVQRKNKQMEVLRNSVKELKKVPASRVSLFSPGVQEKKTLAEKPRLTQQTASKSAFKDSATFRPTVLTTNKINVRFSQTTHDNEYKRSFVKTPARMSPLIPLTSTPGRKSAVHNKPELNRSVGAINTPGVTPFVFNGNNSESVTPNMSKKSAFDLKASLSRPLSYKPHKGKLKPFGAPQENTALNKSQTVPSHQKNYKQHQVQTREERRAKHTEDRKTKKEMMLGSRRGLVMA; via the exons ATGGATTTGGATTCGCTTAAATATGCGGAATTACAGCGCCTCGCGAAAGAGGCTGGACTGAAAGCAAATATGAAG GCTGAAAAGCTGTTGAAAGCTTTAAAAGAACACTTTTCGCAACAGCAGACATCAGAGaac GGAAATGATGCAGCCACCGCGGACGCGCACGATGCTGTTTCAGCCGTGGACGAGCAGGGCGCGCACACTGTAACCTTTGTGACCGAGCGCCGAGGAAAACGCCGCACCGCCAAGAGAAAGCTCAGTGACTCCACACCTGTCACTGCTCAG ACTAAAGAAAAGACGGCAAAAGAGGACAGCCGAAGGGGATCCAAGAGGAGGAAAGTGTCCTCAGCTGAGGACACACAAACTCCAGTTCCACCTGAAACTTCGACCAAAGAAAATCCTGTGGAGAAAGGTCTAGAATCTGGGGAAACCAATCCAGACTCTAAAGATGCTCCTGTAGAGCCAAGTGTTGCAG GTGTGGGGAGAAAAACCGCTGGTAAAATCCCCCGTCTTGAGGGTCTGATGAAGAGAAATGCTTCGCTGCGGCCGACAACTCCTA ACTTCAAGAAACTCCATGAGGCTCATTTCAAAAAGATGGAGTCCATCGATTCTTACGTCCAAAGGAAGAATAAACAAATGGAGGTGTTAAGGAATTCTGTCAAGGAGCTGAAG AAGGTGCCTGCTAGCCGAGTGTCTCTCTTCAGTCCTGGAGTGcaagagaaaaaaacattggCAGAAAAACCCAGGCTCACTCAGCAAACTGCCAGCAAGTCTGCTTTTAAGGACAGCGCCACCTTCAGGCCAACTGTCCTCACCACTAATAAAATCAATGTTCG GTTCTCACAGACCACTCACGATAACGAATACAAGCGTTCATTTGTAAAGACTCCAGCTCGTATGTCTCCTCTCATCCCTCTTACTTCCACTCCAGGGAGGAAATCTGCTGTTCATAACAAACCTGAACTTAATAGAAGTGTTGGTGCCATTAATACACCTG gagttactCCATTTGTTTTTAATGGGAACAACAGTGAGTCAGTCACCCCTAATATGAGCAAGAAGAGCGCATTTGATCTTAAGGCCAGTCTCTCTCGTCCACTCTCCTACAAACCGCACAAAG GAAAACTGAAGCCCTTTGGAGCTCCACAGGAGAACACAGCACTTAATAAATCTCAGACTGTTCCTTCACACCAGAAAAACTATAAACAGCACCAGGTTCAAACCAG AGAGGAGCGACGTGCCAAGCACACAGAAGACCGGAAAACGAAGAAAGAGATGATGTTGGGTTCCAGACGAGGTCTGGTCATGGCCTAA
- the LOC132110567 gene encoding protein Mis18-beta-like, with the protein MSDSTLSFHESSYDISPCDSTQTSSIADQLRAVKDGEICVVDYRNCSVLQCMTCNTVLGDSLGICGEVQSLQNIICLKVTEDVRVNKKLEMSLTGHLAFSTYQVLNCAGCQGAVGLVLHSTPGHLSALRNLFCLQKDLINCYMLRSGKCVKASTVNFKYRLMDKDIKELKQDLEAQLKQVKILEGMMKTLCTHSVS; encoded by the exons ATGTCGGACAGCACTCTAAGTTTTCACGAAAGCTCTTATGATATCAGTCCGTGTGACTCGACACAGACTAGTTCAATTGCAGATCAGCTAAGAGCAGTAAAGGACGGAGAAATCTGTGTGGTAGACTATAGGAATTGCAGCGTCCTGCAATGCATGACATGCAACACAGTGCTTGGAGATTCGCTCGGCATCTGTGGGGAAGTCCAGAGCCTTCAGAATATTATTTGTCTGA AAGTTACTGAGGATGTGAGGGTGAATAAAAAGCTGGAGATGAGTTTGACTGGTCATCTGGCTTTCTC CACCTACCAAGTCCTTAACTGTGCTGGTTGCCAAGGTGCTGTTGGCCTGGTTCTTCACTCAACCCCAGGACACCTGTCTGCTTTAAGAAATCTCTTCTGTTTACAAAAAGATCTGATAAACTG ctACATGCTAAGAAGTGGCAAATGTGTCAAAGCCTCCACAGTCAACTTCAAATACAGACTCATGGACAAAGATATTAAAGAG CTGAAGCAGGATTTAGAAGCTCAGCTGAAGCAGGTGAAGATTCTGGAGGGAATGATGAAAACATTGTGCACACACAGTGTAAGCTAA
- the LOC132110562 gene encoding complex I intermediate-associated protein 30, mitochondrial-like codes for MALSKTTLKTLFGVHGVIHKQTLLLPSTLRCSGIMSTRSINERDYRRPGQPPDTRWPWQKIRFDFSKGVEGIKKHIGLLKDEFVQRWTGPEGRPLLEHILEQTRVQWEFRGPESLNQWVVSSDQEIGGRSEAYIKLGKNNTTCLLYGTLCSTPPRDGETRYSGYCTIRSKQPLASFDRKKQYDWSSFNTLHMRIRGDGRPWMVNVSAETFFSHQRDDIYSYFLYTRGGPYWQDVKIPFSKFFLSSRGRIQDDQHVLWLDKVKSIGFTLGDKADGPFQLEIDFIGLCNDLAHTEEFAYELYKRNPEV; via the exons ATGGCTTTGTCAAAGACAACATTAAAAACTCTGTTTGGAGTTCATGGTGTCATTCACAAACAGACTCTGTTATTGCCATCTACTCTGAGATGCTCAGGTATAATGAGCACCAGGAGCATCAATGAGCGTGATTACCGCAGACCAGGCCAGCCTCCTGACACCCGTTGGCCCTGGCAAAAGATACGATTTGATTTCTCCAAAGGTGTGGAGGGTATCAAGAAGCACATTGGGTTGTTGAAGGATGAGTTTGTCCAGCGCTGGACTGGACCTGAAGGAAGGCCATTACTAGAGCACATACTGGAACAGACACGTGTCCAGTGGGAGTTCCGTGGACCGGAGAGTCTCAATCAGTGGGTGGTGTCATCTGATCAGGAGATTGGGGGTCGCAGCGAGGCATACATCAAACTGGGGAAGAACAACACCACATGTTTGCTGTACGGGACCTTGTGCTCCACGCCTCCCCGTGATGGAGAGACTCGATACAGTGGATACTGCACTATACGCTCCAAACAACCGCTG GCCTCATTTGACAGAAAAAAGCAGTATGACTGGTCAAGTTTCAACACGTTACATATGCGTATCCGGGGAGATGGAAGACCGTGGATGGTAAATGTGTCTGCTGAGACCTTCTTTTCCCATCAGCGAGATGACATCTACAGTTACTTCCTCTACACTAGAGGGGGGCCCTACTGGCAGGATGTCAAG ATTCCATTCTCCAAGTTTTTCCTTTCCAGCCGAGGAAGAATACAGGATGACCAGCATGTCCTCTGGTTAGATAAG GTAAAGAGTATTGGTTTTACATTGGGGGATAAGGCAGACGGCCCATTTCAGCTTGAGATTGACTTCATTGGTCTGTGCAATGACCTTGCCCACACAGAGGAGTTTGCATATGAGCTTTACAAGAGAAACCCAGAGGTCTAG
- the LOC132110555 gene encoding nucleolar and spindle-associated protein 1-like isoform X1, which produces MDLDSLKYAELQRLAKEAGLKANMKAEKLLKALKEHFSQQQTSENGNDAATADAHDAVSAVDEQGAHTVTFVTERRGKRRTAKRKLSDSTPVTAQTKEKTAKEDSRRGSKRRKVSSAEDTQTPVPPETSTKENPVEKGLESGETNPDSKDAPVEPSVAGVGRKTAGKIPRLEGLMKRNASLRPTTPNFKKLHEAHFKKMESIDSYVQRKNKQMEVLRNSVKELKTLSEKTLMKSAETKTQMKVPASRVSLFSPGVQEKKTLAEKPRLTQQTASKSAFKDSATFRPTVLTTNKINVRFSQTTHDNEYKRSFVKTPARMSPLIPLTSTPGRKSAVHNKPELNRSVGAINTPGVTPFVFNGNNSESVTPNMSKKSAFDLKASLSRPLSYKPHKGKLKPFGAPQENTALNKSQTVPSHQKNYKQHQVQTREERRAKHTEDRKTKKEMMLGSRRGLVMA; this is translated from the exons ATGGATTTGGATTCGCTTAAATATGCGGAATTACAGCGCCTCGCGAAAGAGGCTGGACTGAAAGCAAATATGAAG GCTGAAAAGCTGTTGAAAGCTTTAAAAGAACACTTTTCGCAACAGCAGACATCAGAGaac GGAAATGATGCAGCCACCGCGGACGCGCACGATGCTGTTTCAGCCGTGGACGAGCAGGGCGCGCACACTGTAACCTTTGTGACCGAGCGCCGAGGAAAACGCCGCACCGCCAAGAGAAAGCTCAGTGACTCCACACCTGTCACTGCTCAG ACTAAAGAAAAGACGGCAAAAGAGGACAGCCGAAGGGGATCCAAGAGGAGGAAAGTGTCCTCAGCTGAGGACACACAAACTCCAGTTCCACCTGAAACTTCGACCAAAGAAAATCCTGTGGAGAAAGGTCTAGAATCTGGGGAAACCAATCCAGACTCTAAAGATGCTCCTGTAGAGCCAAGTGTTGCAG GTGTGGGGAGAAAAACCGCTGGTAAAATCCCCCGTCTTGAGGGTCTGATGAAGAGAAATGCTTCGCTGCGGCCGACAACTCCTA ACTTCAAGAAACTCCATGAGGCTCATTTCAAAAAGATGGAGTCCATCGATTCTTACGTCCAAAGGAAGAATAAACAAATGGAGGTGTTAAGGAATTCTGTCAAGGAGCTGAAG ACTCTGTCAGAAAAGACGTTGATGAAATCGGCTGAAACAAAGACTCAAATG AAGGTGCCTGCTAGCCGAGTGTCTCTCTTCAGTCCTGGAGTGcaagagaaaaaaacattggCAGAAAAACCCAGGCTCACTCAGCAAACTGCCAGCAAGTCTGCTTTTAAGGACAGCGCCACCTTCAGGCCAACTGTCCTCACCACTAATAAAATCAATGTTCG GTTCTCACAGACCACTCACGATAACGAATACAAGCGTTCATTTGTAAAGACTCCAGCTCGTATGTCTCCTCTCATCCCTCTTACTTCCACTCCAGGGAGGAAATCTGCTGTTCATAACAAACCTGAACTTAATAGAAGTGTTGGTGCCATTAATACACCTG gagttactCCATTTGTTTTTAATGGGAACAACAGTGAGTCAGTCACCCCTAATATGAGCAAGAAGAGCGCATTTGATCTTAAGGCCAGTCTCTCTCGTCCACTCTCCTACAAACCGCACAAAG GAAAACTGAAGCCCTTTGGAGCTCCACAGGAGAACACAGCACTTAATAAATCTCAGACTGTTCCTTCACACCAGAAAAACTATAAACAGCACCAGGTTCAAACCAG AGAGGAGCGACGTGCCAAGCACACAGAAGACCGGAAAACGAAGAAAGAGATGATGTTGGGTTCCAGACGAGGTCTGGTCATGGCCTAA